TTGACAATAAAAGAAGTTTTACTCGTTTTATGTCTAAATAATAACATCGCTGTTAATAACCCAGGCGAACCTCCAATTAAAGCCATGAGAAACAAGGTTTTTTCAGGAATTCTTCGGTTATTTTTTCGAGCCTGAGATTTGTCATATCCAGCGAAAATAAAAACGAGAACACTTATAGATAAAAAATATAGTAATAAAACTTCCATTGGTTTAAAATTAAAGACAAAGATATTATTTTAGCCAAATGATTTACTATTTTGCAGAAACGTTTTAACAAGTAAATTATACCATTTTTAAGTAAGAAAATCATTTCATTAAAAGTATGACTAATATTCAATTCATTGCCAAGTCTGTGCAGGCGCCAGCAGTTAGTATTCAAAACACAGTAAAATTATTAGAAGAAGACTGTACGATTCCGTTTATTTCGCGTTACCGAAAAGATGCTACCGGAAATCTTGATGAAACTGTAATTGAGCAGATTGCAAAACTTCAAAAAGATTATGATACACTTATAAAACGTAAAGAAGCGGTTTTAAAATCTATTGAAGAGCAAAAAGCACTTACGCCAGATTTGAAGAAAAAAATTGAAGACAGTTTTGATTTACAAGAAATCGAAGATTTTTACCTTCCATACAAAAAGAAGAAAAAAACAAAAGCCGATGTTGCACGCGAATTCGGTTTGGAACCATTGGCAAAACTGATTATATCTGAAAGTGATGCTGATATTGATTTTATTTCAACACAGTACATTAATGAAAATGTTATTAACGAAGAAGCCGCTATTCAAGGCGCAAGAGATATTGTAGCGGAATGGATCAATGAGAATATCTACGTTCGTAAGCAGCTTCGTAGATTATTTCAGCGAAAAGCGACGATCACTACAAAAGTGGTTAAAAAGAAAGCCGAAGAAGAAGGAGCACAGAAATTCAACCAATATTTTGATTGGGAAGAACCTTTAACAAAAGCGCCAGCACACCGTTTATTGGCCATGCTTCGTGCAGAAAATGAAGGTTTTATCAAAATGAAAATAGATGTTGATATCGATGATGCGTACGATGTTATTGACGAAATCATCATTAAAAAACAAAATAATTCAACTGCTCATTTACAATTAGCAATTGAGGATAGTTATAAACGTTTATTGAATCCAGCAATTGGAAATGAAACTCTGCAAGAAGCAAAAGCAAAAGCTGATGCAAATTCTATTCAGGTTTTTGCCAACAATTTAGGTCAGTTATTATTGGCTCCGCCGTTGGGAGAAAAACGTATTTTGGCAATCGATCCCGGATTTAGAAGTGGTTGTAAAGTTGTTTGTCTGGACGAAAAAGGCGATTTATTATACAACGAAACGATTTATCCGCACGCGCCTCAAAACGAAGAATCTATGGCGATTAAAAAAATTCGTTCGATGGTTAACGCCTATCAAATTGATGCGATTTCTATTGGAAACGGAACGGCTTCGCGCGAAACTGAATTTTTCATCAAAAAAATCACGTTTGATAAACCAGTTCAGGTATTTATAGTTTCTGAGGCCGGAGCTTCAGTATATTCGGCTTCCAAAATTGCTAGAGAAGAATTTCCAAATTACGATGTAACGGTTCGTGGTTCGGTTTCTATCGGGCGACGACTTTCAGATCCTTTGGCCGAATTGGTAAAAATCGACCCGAAAGCAATCGGGGTTGGTCAATATCAGCACGATGTGGATCAAACTAAATTAAAAGAAGAATTAGATAATACCGTAATTCGCTGCGTAAACTCAGTTGGAATTAACATCAACACAGCAAGTAAACATTTGCTGAGTTATGTGAGTGGAATCGGGGAGAAGCTGGCTGAAAATATTGTACAATATCGTTCTGAAAATGGACCTTTTGAAGACAGAAAACAGTTGAAAAAAGTGCCTCGTTTGGGAGATAAAGCGTATCAGCAAGGAGCAGCGTTTACTAGAATTACAAATGCTAAAAATCCGTTAGATAATTCGGCGGTGCATCCAGAGGCTTATCCGGTCGTGGAGAAGATGGCGAAGGATTTGAATATTTCTTTGAATGAATTAATTGCCAATAAAGAGAAAACAGCACTTATTAAAGCGGAAAAATATGTTACTCCTGAAATTGGTTTACTTACGCTAAAAGACATCATAAAAGAGCTTGAAAAACCTGGATTAGATCCAAGAAAGTCGGCTAAGGTTTTTGAATTTGATGCAAACGTAAAATCAATCAAAGATGTGAAAACTGGGATGATTCTTCCAGGAATTGTGAATAACATTACCAACTTTGGCTGTTTTGTTGATATCGGAATTAAAGAAAGCGGATTGGTTCATATTTCACAATTAAAAGCAGGCTTTGTAAGCGATGTAAACGAAGTGGTAAAATTACATCAACATGTTGATGTGAAGGTTACGGAAGTTGATGAAGATAGAAAAAGGATTCAGTTGACGATGATTTTGTAGAAATTTAAATTTTTGAAATTCCAAATTCCAAACTGTTTGGAATATTTAGATAAAAAAACTCCCAAACTACAATTTGTAATTTGGGAGTTTTTATCTTCAGATTATTTCAAAATCACTTTTTTAGTAACACTTTTAAAATCGTCGTTAGATATTTTAACCAAATAAACACCTCTTGACTGGTTGGCTAAATTTATTTCTGTCAATTCTGAAGTTGTTTTTTGCTGATGAATAACACTTCCTGAAGAAGATATTATCGAGATAGTAGATTGCCCAGGCGCACTAACTGTGATTCGATCAGCACTCGGATTGGGGTAAAGCGTGACTGTAGATTTTTTAATATCGAAAGTATCATTTGACAATGTGGCATTTAGCGGTAAATAGAAATTACCTGTTAGTAAAAAGGAGTATAATGTTTTTAGGGTATGATTGAAATAGCTGTTTGGTTCGTTGAGGTTTTTTAAATCGGTATAAGAAGCATCTAAATGCGCTTGATTTTCTCCCGCCATTGCAGCGCAGGCAAACGCGCCGACAAAAGTAGCATTGTGCCATTGGCCGCTTACGGTTCCGTTTTGATTGTAACCATCTTTAATATTTGCAGAACCTCCAAGGTTAACACGAACAAAATCAGATGATTTCTTAGCGTACGTTTTTGCATCGGCATTTCCGTACCATAGGTAATCAACTGCGATTCGCCAAGGTGTTCTGGCTGCATCGTAAGAATAGTTTCTTCCTCCATTGTTATATCCGCTCGCTTGAGAAGAATAAGCACCAGAAGCTTCGCACCAATCCGAAACTAATCCGCCAGCGGCATTGTTTACAGTCAAATTATTGTTAATAATGGTATACGATTTAGCTGCAACCTGATTCCAAAAAGTGATATCGTTTGTAAAAACTCCAAAAGCCCTATAATAAGCAGGAGAGAAGTAAGAAGGATTTGTAATTTGGCTTCCGCCGAATTGATCTCCAGGTTTTAAAACATAAGTATTGGCTTCCACTTCATAATTTTTAATAGCAGAAATTAAAGCAGTCGCATCACTTTTGTAGTTAATGTTTCCAGTGCTTCCCCATTGATAATCGGCAACAATAAGGGCAAAAGCAGCATCAAGCTCTGCATCTGTAGCTCCGTTTTGACCAATAGCTCCAGAACAGCCATTGATTTTCCAGTTCATAACTTTGTTGCCGTTTACATTGTCTTTGTAATACAACCAAAGTCCATCAAAAAGGTCCTTGTCTGCCTTATAAACAGATAAGAGCATTCCATAACCAATTCCTTCAGAAACGGTTTGAGATGGATCATCAAATTTTACTCTGTATCTTCCGTTAGAACAAGCTTCTACAAAATTGGTTTTCCAAAGATCATAATTGTTTTTGACATCTTGGCTGTTTTTGGGCGAAGGCATTAAGCCATTTGCAAAAACAACATTGGCAGGAAACGGCTGCTTTTGTGCATTACTTTTGAGGCACCAAAAAGCAACAGTAATCAGAAGTAGGTTTTTCATAATTATTGTTTAATAGATTTAGGGACTCTAAAAGTAAGATTTTTTAGATATAAAAAAAATCCCAAACTACATTTGTAATTTGGGATTTAATAAGTTTTTCGAATTTATTATTTCGTTTCTTCTTCTTGTTTTTTAGAAGCAGCAGGTTGATCGTCTTTAGCAGCGTTTTTAAATTCCTTAATTCCACTTCCTAAACCTTTCATTAATTCTGGAATTTTTTTACCTCCAAAAAGTAATATCACAATACCTACGATAACAAGGATTTCTGTAAGACCTAATCTTCCCATGACTAATATATTTAATGCCGAAGCAAATTGTTTTTCTTAATTATTCCGCAAAGGTATATAGAAATATACGAAATAGAAGTATTTTTAGTTTAAAATATTTCGATCAGACCGCGTTAAATATTTTATAAAATCGTAAATTATAGCTCTTCATGAAATTTTTAGAATAAATATCATGACGATTAATTACTATATTTGCTAGCATAAAGAAGTAGAATGACTAAGAATAAGAAAAAGAATTTTAGGAAAAAACTATTCATTAAAAACCGATTAGTAATTTTAAATGAAGACACTTTTGAAGAGATCTTTTCTTTTAGGCTTACTTTAATGAATGTCTTTGTAACGTTTACTTTAGGCGGAATATTTCTAATTTTGGTTACAACTTTTATTATTGCATTTACCCCACTACGCGAATTTATTCCCGGATATTCTTCGACAGAATTAAAACGAAATGCTACGAAACTGGCTATTAAATCAGATTCTTTAGAAACGGCCTTAAAACAAAATGAGGTTTATATAAAAGGAATTCAGAAAGTTTTGAAAGGGGAATTAGAATATTCAAAATTTAATAAAGATTCTATCTTAGCAGAATCTGTTGAAGATGCTTCAGATTTAAATATGAAACCATCTGATGCAGAAATAAAGCTAAGAGAAGACGTAGCCGAAACAGAAAAAGAACTGAAGACAAAATCTCAAGACAAAAAGAAAAGTGACAAAAAATAATACCACTGAAAATGTCAATTAAGTCAATTGCGGCGAAAATTTTTGCCCGAAAAATATATAAACAAACGCTTAAATGGACTGAAAAACCAGTTGAAACGCAACAAAAGGTTTTTAAAAGTTTGATCGAGAATGCAAAAAGTACTGCATTTGGAAAAGATCATCATTTTGATCAGATCAAAAACTTTGAGGATTTTCAAAAACGCGTTCCTGTAAGAGATTATGAAGATTTAAAACCCTATGTTGAAAAGGTTGTAAAAGGAGAATCGGATATTTTATGGAAAGGAAAACCATTGTATTTTGCTAAAACTTCGGGCACAACTTCGGGAGCAAAATTTATTCCGCTAACCAAAGAATCAATGCCTTATCATATAGAAGCGGCCCGAAATGCAATTTTACATTATATTCATGAAACGGGAAATGCCGATTTTGTTGACGGAAAAATGATCTTTTTGCAGGGAAGTCCAATTCTAACCGAAAAATACGGAATCAAATTCGGAAGACTTTCGGGAATTGTAGCACATTTTGTTCCTAAATATTTACAGAAAAACAGAATGCCATCTTGGGAAACCAATTGTATTGAAGATTGGGAAACCAAAGTAGATGCTATTGCAGATGAAACAATCAAAGAAAATATGTCGGTGATCTCTGGAATTCCGTCTTGGGTGCAGATGTATTTTGAACGTTTGCAGCAAAAAAGCGGAGGGAAGAAAATAGGCGAGATCTTCAAAAACTTTAATCTGTTTATTTACGGGGGCGTTAATTACGAACCATATCGCGCCAAGTTTGAAAATATGATTGGTAGAAAAGTAGATAGTATAGAGTTGTTTCCAGCATCTGAAGGATTTTTTGCCTATCAAGATTCTCAAAAGGAAAAAGGAATGTTACTATTGCTGAATTCTGGTATTTTCTATGAGTTTATAAAAGCAGACGAATTTTTTGAAGAAAACCCAAAAGTGTTGACTATTGGAGAAGCTGAAGTAGGTGTAAACTATGTTTTGATAATTTCTACAAATGCTGGACTTTGGCGTTATAATATTGGAGATACAGTTCAGTTTACATCTTTATTGCCACATCGTGTTATAGTTTCTGGCCGTATCAAGCATTATATTTCTGCTTTTGGAGAACACGTGATTGCGAATGAAGTAGAGAGCGCAATGAAAGAAGCTGTAGAATCAACCAATATTGTAATCAACGAATTTACGGTAGCACCGCAGATTAATCCATCAAACGGACTTCCGTATCATGAGTGGCTTATAGAATTCGAAAACGAACCAGAAAACATGGAAGTTTTTGCGGAAACAATCGATAATTCAATGCGTAAGCAAAACATTTATTACGATGATTTAATTACCGGAAACGTTTTACGAAAAGTAGTGATCACGAAAGTTTCTAAAAATGGATTTCAAGATTACATGAAATCACAAGGAAAACTGGGCGGGCAAAATAAACTTCCTAGATTATCAAATAATAGAGATATTGCGGATAATTTAAAGTAGAATTTAGCTTTTATATAAAAAACCTTCTAACAATTTGTTAAATGGTAATTCATTAAAGTTATATATATAATTCCTACTTTCGCCTTTCGAAATATTCGATCTTTTTTAAAAATAAAGTTGATTTTTTAAATAAAAAGACATGAAAGAAACCAAACATATATCAAGATCTAGAGCTCAGGAATCATCTGCGGCAATAGAAAAAATGTACATTACAATGCGCCATTTATTCAACCGTGGTTTTTACAAACCAATGGGAGTTTCGGGCGATAGTTTAAGAGAATCATTATTAGCATTACGTCCTGAGATTTACGGGAATATTGCCGAAGAAAAAGTAGAACTTAACGGACTTCTTTACGTTATTGAGCGTCTTCCGATAGGAATCGAACAATGCCGTTTTATCAATTTAACTTCAGACGAAGGATATTCTAAATCGCATTTCCAGGCAATTGTTCCTCCAAAAAGAAGAAGAAACTGCTATAGAATCGACGAAGAGCAAATGAATGTCGAAATCACGCGTGGACGTTCAGACATTTACGATATTCTAACTCACTTGACTTTCATTTTTATTGAATCTCATAAAATTAAAAATAGAGTTTTAATAGACGATGGAGGAGAGGTTTCTCGTGACTGGCAAAAATTGGAACAAGCAGTTATGCAGACCAAAAAGCTTACTTTGGTAGAAAAAGAAAAAGCAATTTCGCACGTTGCGAATATTTTGGCGAGAACTTTTGAAGAGGTTTTAGACATTTACGATGCATTTGGTTCAGAAACTGCGCCAGATCGTTTCTTGCATGTTATTTATTGGTTAGGAAAATTAGCAATCGAAGAAATTGTTGAAAATAATAAACGTACAATTACTTTTAGCCCAGTTTTACGTGAGCGTCTGGGACACCATATTCACGGAGAAATTTGGGCAACAAATATCAAAGAAGTTCTTAAAGCAAATGATTTGCTAAAAAGACCAATTCACGTCATTAGTGCTAATATGCACAGTGTAATGAATTCGATTTTTGCAACACCATTGTTAAAAACAAAATACAAAGGAAAAACAGATTTCTTTATTTATGAAGAATTAAGCAGTTCTGGTTCAAAAGAAATTAGAAGTCAGGTTGAAGAATTGGCTTTAAAAAACGGAATGATTTCATTGCCAGATTGCTCAGGAACCAATATCGATGTTCAAATTTTTGATACAGCAAAAATTGACTGGTCAAAAACAGCCTTTTCTCACGCAAATGTTGGCGAAGATAAACCTGTAATTATCGTAATGGATTATGCTTTTGGTGAACAAGCTTACGAAACAATCGATGAGCTTTTAAAACCATTTAAAAAAGAAACTTTACTCAATGTAAAATCGGTTTCTATTATGGGTAAAGCAGGAATTTTGGAAGGTGGAAAAGGAGATATCATGATTCCGTCTGCACATATTAACGAAGGAACGGCTGATAATTATTTCTTTGAAAATGAACTTAATGGCGCAATGTTCGAAGGAAATGATATCGATATTTATGAAGGAGCAATGGTTACCGTTTTAGGAACTTCGTTGCAAAATAGAGATTTATTGAAATTTTTCCACGAATCGACTTGGGGTGTAATTGGTCTGGAAATGGAAGGTTCTTATTACCAAAAAGCAATTCAGTCGGCATCAAAAATTAGAAAAAGTGTACCACACGATATTAAAGTTCGTTATGCGTATTATGCTTCTGATAATCCTCTAGAAACAGGAAGTACTTTGGCTTCAGGCGGATTAGGAACTACAGGTGTAAAACCAACTTACTTGATTACCATTAAAATTTTAGAACAGATTTTCAATTTATAATAGCACTTTTAAATGAGTACAAAAGTACCGCAAAATGCAGAAGATCAAGAAATTGATTTAGTTCTGATTTCAAAGAAGTTTAGTAATTTTTTTGCTAGAATTAGTACTTCTATTTTTAAAGGAATTCAGTTTTTTATAAAAAATTGGGTTTTTGTTTTGATTTTGATTGTTGTTGGATTTGTTGTCGGAATAGTTTTAGATCGGACTCAAAAAATATATGATAGTCAGCTAATTGTTACGCCAAATTTTGGAAGTGTTGATTATTTATATGCTAAAATTGAGTTGCTAAAATCAAAAATTAATGAACAAGATACTTTGTTTTTAAGAAAAGAAGTAGGATTTAAAGATCCGCTTATTTTAAGTAAAATTGAAATTAAACCAATTGCGGATGTTTATAGATTTATAGAAAACAAAGAAAACAATCTGGAATTAATAAAATTAATGTCAGAAAATAGCGATGTTAACAAAATTATAGAAGATAATACTACGAGTAAAAACTATACTTATCATAAAATTCTTTTTACAACAAGTGGATTTATAGATGATGATAATACCATTCAACCACTTTTAAATTATTTAAATAAGTCTGAATATTATAAAAAAATTCAAATCGTTGCACTAAAAAATATACAAGAAAAAATAGCTCAAAACGATACTATTCTAAATCAGATTAATGTTCTTTTAAATAGTTTTTCAAAATCTGCAAATAAAAGCAACAGTACGGTTTATTATAATGAAAATTTTCAAATAGATGAGGTTTTAAAAACCAAGCAAAAATTAATTGCAGACCAAGGCTATAATCGACTGGAAATAATTAATTCAGATAAAATTATAAAAGAAAATAGTCAAGTTTTAAATGTTTTAGATACAAAAAAAATCAATGGAAAATTAAAACTGATACTTCCATTTTTGTTTCTTTTCCTTTTCATTTCTTTTAGATTTGTTTTGATATTTTACAAAAAACAATCGAAAAAACAACTGTAATAATTAAAAGTTAGAAATTCACAATTGAGGATTTAGATATATTTTATAAAACATGAAAACAAAATTACTATTTGGAGTTTTAATATTATTTTTTACTTTGAATTCATGTAAAAATGAAGTTTCAAAAGAAGAAAGTACCGAAGGAAAAGATAACTTTTCAGTGGTCATTGAAGGGGTTTTTGAAAAAAATGATAAATTACAAGTCTTTTATTTACTTGACGGGCAAGATTGGAGCGAAGAAAATTCTATAGCACAAGCCATATATGCATCTAAAGATATGCAGAAAATAGAATTGGATTTTCCTAAAAACATTAAATTAAAAAATGTACGCGTAGATTTAGGATTTAATCCAACTCAATCTTATGTAACTATTAAAAACATAAGTTTGAAATATAAGAATGAAATAATTGATGGAGATTTAGAAGGCTATATTCTTTATTTTACCCCGAATGAATTTGTTACTTGGGATCGTAATTACTTTGGGTACAAGCTAAATACTATAGATAATAAATACGATCCTTTTATGATAGGAAATGAATTGTTTATGGATAAATTGGCAATAATGATGGAAAAAAAGCAAGAATAAAACTTAACGCACTTTTTATAATTGTACTTTAATCCAATTATTGATAAATGAAAAAGAATATAATTATAGATTATTTAACTTACGGTTCCGGTCAGTTAATAAATTTAATAGCACCAATATTAGTTGCTCCAAAAGTTATATCTGTATGTGGTATAGAAAGTTGGGGAAAAATAGGAGTTGTTTTATCTATATTTACATTATTGGGTTTATTTATTGATTTTGGATCTAATATTTTAGGAGTTAAAGAGATAAGTATTCATAAAAATAATTTTAATAAAATTCAGGATTATTTAAACACTTCATTTGCTATCAAATTTTGCTTTTTTGCAATAATAGTTTTTGCAGTCGTTTTAAGTAATTTTTTTTTTACTGAAATTGATCATAAACTATATTTGTTGGCATTAACTTTATTATCTGCTCAATTTTTTAATGTTACATGGATTTATCAAGGATTTGAAAAATTTGGCATAATCAACAGAATTATATTTGTATCAAAAATTATTTATGTCGCAGTTGTTTATCTTTTGATAACTCATAAAGAAGATTATTACCTAGTTTTATTTATTCTTGGATCTGCTAATACAATAGTTTATTTTTTTTTCTTTATAAGAATATGGAAATTATATCAGCTTTCTTTTTTTAATTTAAAGACAGATTTAATTAAGGAACAATTCAAGAACGAATTTTCTATTCTTATTTCTAATTTTTCAATTGCTATATATGTTCAAAGTCCGATTTTGATAATCCAGCATTTACTAGGAGATTATTATGCTGGTATTTACAAAATTGGAGATATGATTTTAAGCATATTTAGGAGTTATTTATCTGTTTTTTTTAATGTTAGTTTCCCGAAATTCTGCGAATGTTACAATACAAATAAAATGGAAGGAATTCGATTTTTGAAGAAAATAAATAGCTTAAATATTGCTTTATTAATTACTGGAGTTTTAGTAGTTGTAATTGGCGGAAATTTGATTATCACTAAAGATATCTTAAATCCTAAGATTTACAATCTTTTAAGTTTTTATTCCGGATTTATAATAGTTCCAATTATAACTGCTTTGAATATTCCTTTTTACCAATATTTAATTTATAAAAATGAACAAAAAATATTGTCTATAATTTTATCTTTAGGATCGTTATTGATGATGATTTTGGGTTATTTTTTGACTTTGTTTTTTAAAATACAAGGAAGTTTGATAGCCGTTTTTTTTATTGAAAGTCTAATCACAACGTTAATAATATTATTTTCTTTAAAGAAATACAAAAGGATTTCAAATTAACAGTAAACAGTATGCAAGAATCTTATTTAGAAAAAGAAAAACAGTATTTTTCGAATATTAGAAAAGATATTATTTCATTTATAGACGCAGATGAAGATTTATCATTTTTAGAAATTGGAGCAGGAACTGGCGCCACTTTATTAGAATTAAAAAGTAAAGGAATAGCAAAAAAAATAAGCGGATTTGATATTGTAGATGTAAATCACAATAAAGAAAAATTCGACTCATTTATTATTGGAAACATTGAACAAGATAAAATCCCTTTTGAATTAAATTCTTTTGATAATATAATTTTAGCAGATGTTTTAGAACATTTAATAGAGCCTCATAAAACAATTCAAAAACTAATTCCGTATTTAAAAAAAGGTGGAAATTTTTATATTAGTCTACCAAATGTTAGAAATTATGTGGTATTTTATAAAGTTTTTGTTAAAGGAAGTTTTGAATATACAGATGAGGGAATTTTTGACAAAACACATATTAGATTCTTTTGTAAAAGAGATATGTCTAATTTAATTAAGCAAATTCCAGAATTAAAGTTGCAAAAAATAGAGTCAAATTTAAGACATCTTTCATCGATCAAATCTACTTTTAATAAGATTACATTTGGACTTTTTGAGCCATTTATAAGCACACAGTATTTTTTGAAAGTATCTAAAAATTAGTATGATAAAATAAATCTGATGGACATAAAAGTATATATTGTTCTTTTAAATTACAACAATTCTCAGGATTCTATTGAATGTTTAGAAAGTATATTAAAACTACAATATTTTAATTATCAGGTAATTATTATTGATAATAGTGAAACATTACAATATATAGAAGAATTAAAATCTTGGGCAGAAGGTAACGTAATGCTACAAGAAACAAATTTTAAATATATTGTTTATCCTTTAGAAAAGAAGCCACTAACATTTCTGAGTATTAGAGAGAAAGATTTTTTATTACAAAGTAGAAATGAAAAAATAATTTTTGTAAAAGCAGAAGAAAACAATGGTTTCGCTGCGGGAAATAATATAGCGCTTAAGTATATTTTAAATCAAAATGATTTTGATTCCTGCATTTGGATTTTAAATAATGATACTATTATTGAAAAAAACAGTCTTTCTGCTATCATTGAAGAGATTAAAAAACAAAATGGTTCAAAAACAAACATTATTTATGGAACACCATTAATAGAATATGAAAGTCCAGAAATAGTTCAATCAATTGGTGGTAGGTATAATGCAAAAACAGGCTTAAGCAAACATGTAGGAGAAGGGATTTTGATTGAAGATGCAATGCTAAATTTTGAAAAAATAATTAAAAAGACAGCTTATCCTGTTGGTGCATCTATGATAATAAAATATCGCGATTTGAAATCAATAGGTTTATTATCAGAAGATTATTTTTTGTTTTTTGAAGAAATAGATTGGGTTTCAAGAGCAAAAAAAAGGAATGGAGGAGTAAAAATGCTTCCTATTTTTGGAATTTATCATAAACAAGGAAATAGCACAAAGTCAAAAATAAAGAAAAAGAAATCAGAATTTATAGATCTGATTTCAATGAAAAGCAGAATTACTTTTGCAAAAAAATACAATAGAAAAAATATAGGATTTATTTATTTATCAATTTTAACCTTAACAATTGGTAATAGAATTAAACAAGGAAATTTTAAAGTAATTCCGAAAATCTTAAAACTGGTTTTTGGTACAAAAAGTATACAAAAAGTAAATGAAAATTGATATAAAAAAAGTGTTTTTAGTGTTTTTGCCTTTTACTCAGGCATTAACATTAAATATTTTTTTTCCGCTTAAAATATCAGAAATTGCACTTGTAATTTTAATTTTTTTCTATATAAATAAAAAAACAATCTCAAAAGATTCGATTTGGTTTATAAACAATAATCTCATTATTATTTTATTGGGTATTTTAGTTACGCTATCATTTTTTGTAAACATACCTTGGAATTATCCTTATTTGCCAAAAGTAATTCCATTTAGGATAAATAGAGTAGGAGATAGTTTTATAAGGCTCTGTTACTTTTATTTATGTATTGCAGCCTATTTTTTTTCATTTCGATTGTTTACAAATGACATAAAAATTTTAGAAAAATGGATTTTGGGTGCCATGGTAGCAGCCATTTACGGATGGTACTTGTTTATATCTTCAGGATTAAATCTCCCATATCTTAAACTTCCAGGAATGGGAGAACCACAAACTTTAAGCGGTTTTATTCGATGTAGTACTTTTAAAGAGGGTAATTATTATGGCTTGTTCCTATTATTATCAGCATCAGTATCTTTCTATTTAAAGAAAATAAAACAAGGATGGTTTTTACTTCTAAGTGTTATTGTGTCAATGTCTACTATCTCAGTAATTTCAGTATTTATTTTTGTCTTTTACTATTATAGAAAGAGAATTTTGAAATTAAACGTAATGCTTAAGCTTGTTCCAATTTTTATAATTGTGGTGCTAATATTCATTCAAACAGATTTTTACCAAAGATTTGTCTATAAAAAACTTTTTGAGCCAACTAAAACCCTTACCCAAAATAATTTCTCAAAAGTAGATAGGGTAATTACAGGAAAAGTAGCTTTTTATTCAGGAATCGACAATCCTTTTTTTGGAGTTGGACCAGCTAATTACGGCTTACATTACGATTATTATAACAAGTATAAAAAAATCGTTGTGAATAGAAGCGAGTATTTTGACCGTTTTGCACAGCGAAAAAATGAAAGAGCTATTCCTAACAATGTATATTTAGAAGTTTTGTCGGAATATGGTGTTTTTGCATTATTATTATTTATGCTCTTTTTATTTCTAATTTTAACGAAAGCCTATT
The Flavobacterium humidisoli DNA segment above includes these coding regions:
- a CDS encoding DUF1294 domain-containing protein: MEVLLLYFLSISVLVFIFAGYDKSQARKNNRRIPEKTLFLMALIGGSPGLLTAMLLFRHKTSKTSFIVKFAFILLIQAALIIAFLNYKK
- a CDS encoding Tex family protein: MTNIQFIAKSVQAPAVSIQNTVKLLEEDCTIPFISRYRKDATGNLDETVIEQIAKLQKDYDTLIKRKEAVLKSIEEQKALTPDLKKKIEDSFDLQEIEDFYLPYKKKKKTKADVAREFGLEPLAKLIISESDADIDFISTQYINENVINEEAAIQGARDIVAEWINENIYVRKQLRRLFQRKATITTKVVKKKAEEEGAQKFNQYFDWEEPLTKAPAHRLLAMLRAENEGFIKMKIDVDIDDAYDVIDEIIIKKQNNSTAHLQLAIEDSYKRLLNPAIGNETLQEAKAKADANSIQVFANNLGQLLLAPPLGEKRILAIDPGFRSGCKVVCLDEKGDLLYNETIYPHAPQNEESMAIKKIRSMVNAYQIDAISIGNGTASRETEFFIKKITFDKPVQVFIVSEAGASVYSASKIAREEFPNYDVTVRGSVSIGRRLSDPLAELVKIDPKAIGVGQYQHDVDQTKLKEELDNTVIRCVNSVGININTASKHLLSYVSGIGEKLAENIVQYRSENGPFEDRKQLKKVPRLGDKAYQQGAAFTRITNAKNPLDNSAVHPEAYPVVEKMAKDLNISLNELIANKEKTALIKAEKYVTPEIGLLTLKDIIKELEKPGLDPRKSAKVFEFDANVKSIKDVKTGMILPGIVNNITNFGCFVDIGIKESGLVHISQLKAGFVSDVNEVVKLHQHVDVKVTEVDEDRKRIQLTMIL
- a CDS encoding glycosyl hydrolase family 8, which translates into the protein MKNLLLITVAFWCLKSNAQKQPFPANVVFANGLMPSPKNSQDVKNNYDLWKTNFVEACSNGRYRVKFDDPSQTVSEGIGYGMLLSVYKADKDLFDGLWLYYKDNVNGNKVMNWKINGCSGAIGQNGATDAELDAAFALIVADYQWGSTGNINYKSDATALISAIKNYEVEANTYVLKPGDQFGGSQITNPSYFSPAYYRAFGVFTNDITFWNQVAAKSYTIINNNLTVNNAAGGLVSDWCEASGAYSSQASGYNNGGRNYSYDAARTPWRIAVDYLWYGNADAKTYAKKSSDFVRVNLGGSANIKDGYNQNGTVSGQWHNATFVGAFACAAMAGENQAHLDASYTDLKNLNEPNSYFNHTLKTLYSFLLTGNFYLPLNATLSNDTFDIKKSTVTLYPNPSADRITVSAPGQSTISIISSSGSVIHQQKTTSELTEINLANQSRGVYLVKISNDDFKSVTKKVILK
- a CDS encoding Sec-independent protein translocase subunit TatA/TatB, whose amino-acid sequence is MGRLGLTEILVIVGIVILLFGGKKIPELMKGLGSGIKEFKNAAKDDQPAASKKQEEETK
- a CDS encoding peptidase, whose translation is MTKNKKKNFRKKLFIKNRLVILNEDTFEEIFSFRLTLMNVFVTFTLGGIFLILVTTFIIAFTPLREFIPGYSSTELKRNATKLAIKSDSLETALKQNEVYIKGIQKVLKGELEYSKFNKDSILAESVEDASDLNMKPSDAEIKLREDVAETEKELKTKSQDKKKSDKK